The Balaenoptera ricei isolate mBalRic1 chromosome X, mBalRic1.hap2, whole genome shotgun sequence region atacattaattatatattaatatattgatgAGTATGTATGCTAATACCTGAATGTATGCTTcaacataaatacatttatagCTGCATGATACATGCTACTGGATTTATATCATAAACACATATGCAGCTCTCTCAACTCGACACTTGCTTATTTTCATATTCAGAGACACACTGATATACACACTCATATTTTTACATTCACACACATGTACAAAATATACATACTAACATGCACATGCTGGCCTATACAGTTGACATATACAATGGGTATGATGTCAGCACATTATGACACATGCTTACACACGGTGACATCACACATGTGCATtgacatacacatatgcacacacatacacacaggcacattTTCACACACTAACAGTACAGACTGACACATGTTCACACTCATGAATTGATATATTgatgtgcatatacacacacgaCAGAGACACTGACATATTTTTGACATGTATTGAAATAAGCACACATACTCAGATGAAGTTGACAAACATATTGATAACACTTGTATATAGTTAAGTGTACAAATGTATCTACTCTGAGCTTTTGTTGCTGCCACTTGTGCTTGAACGTGTATTAATGGATATAATTGTGTGTTACGCGCCCATGCAAATACTAAAGGCCAAATCCCTAATCTGTGCAACTTAGAAGATATATCTTCTAAATACAATAGGGGAAAGAAGTAGCCTACCTAAAGTCTTATGGATAGGTCTTCTTTTTTTAGATGGAGATGTCAGTGTGCCTTTTCAAAAAAGCTCCTTCTAATCCTGGACGTGTCCTCAATCGTCTACTCAGTGATCTTCAGAAGTACACCTTGTGTTTCCAACATGCACTTAGCCCCTCATCCTCCAGCTGTAGACATAAACTAGGAGACACAGAGGGCAAATGTCACAAACTGCCCTCTGGGAACTGCTACAGACTCTATGCCGatcaactgaaaatggattatGTGGCCAAAGGACCTCAAGGCCAACATCTGGAAATGACAGCGTCCAAAAACACCAGCAATAACCAGAGTCCTTCCACCTCACCAGCCAAGTCTCCTAGCAATCAGAGGGCAGTTATCTCCCctgctggagaatgttctacGGATGACCTTTCCTTCTATGTCAACCGACTATCTCCTCTGGTGATCCAGATGGCCCATAAGAAAATCAAGGAGAAGTTGGAAGGCGGAAGCAAATGTCTTCATCATTCAATCTATCCACCCAGTGGGGACAAAGGGAAAAACAGCCCTCGTAGTGCTGTGAGCAAGATCACTTCTGAAATGGCCCATGATGCTGTGGAAGTGACCTCTGCAGAAAGGCGGGGCACTGGGGAGGAGTGTAGGAAAGGTGGCCAAAAAACCTTTCTGTATAGTGAATTAGCCAACAAGAGCAAAGGTGGAGACAAACAGATGTGCCAAAGAGACAACAAGGAATTTGCAGATTCGACCAGCAAAATGTTCATGGTTTACACAAATCAAGTGGCATCTGACACGATGGTCTCTGTTATGCAGAACTTGAAAGTTCATAGCTCTGGGAAGCCAATTCCAGCTTGTGTGGTCCTGAGGAGGATGCTGTTAAAACACACCAAGGAAATTGTGTCCAATTTGATTGAGTCCTGCATGAAGAACCTATATAATAACACCAGGGTCCTGATGGCCAACTCAGACTTTGTCTCAACTGTCAAGAGGAATCTGCTCAACCATGGGAAACAAAACACTGCTGATATCATAGAGGCCATGCTGAAGCGTCTTGTCTGTGctcttcttggggaaaaaaaggaaactaagtcTCGGAGTTCGTCACATGCATCTTTGAAAGCTGGGTGCCATGATCCCAAATGCAAGAACCAAAGTCTCAAATTCTCAGCTATGAAGGCCGAGATGAAGGGGAAGGACAAAGGCAAAATGAAACCAGAGGAGTGCAAGTCATTGACCAGTGGTGAGAAAGTCAGCAAACATACCCTCAAGGAGAGCCCAACAATGTGGAACCAAAATCATGGCAATCAAGGCAAGATGGCTGGCAAAGCATGCGCCaataaggaggaaaagagagagaagatcaGCCTTTCCATGGATTCACTGGCAAAGAACTTGATTGTCTCTGCCCTTAGGCTGATCCAATACTATCTGACCCAGCAGGCCAAGGGCAAAGATGCATTTAAAGACTGTCTTGGTTCTACCACCGGCTATATGACTCAGAGTGCCCAATACAAAAAGCGCAGAGGTAGCCAAAGTGCCAAGGCACTTTCAGTGAAACATCTAGAATCTCGTGGAGCACCTGAATCATCCACCTCTCTAAAGGAGAATCAACACCTGGACTCCCAGAGGCTGGTTATGTCAAACATCATTCTGTCACTGATTCAAACACTGCTTAGTGAGAGCTCCTTCAACTGTGGAGATCTATGTGAAGGTGAGAACAAACGTTCTGAGCCCAGGACAGACAAAGGAGCCACCATGTCCAAGAGGCCTGACAAAGGGGAAGAACAATGCCAGGACAATCAAGAACTTGACTTTATCAGTGGGATGAAGCAAGTGAACCGACAATTTATAGATCAACTGGTAGAATCTGTGATGAAGCTGTGCCTTATCATGGCTAAGTATAGCAAAAATGGGGCAGCCCTTGCTGAGTTGGAAGAACAAGCAGCCTTGGCCAACAACCCCAACTACCAGGCCGGTGGCCCCAGATGTAGTCACGATGCTGCGATGTCACAGAACTATCAAGACTCTCCTGGACCTGAAATCATTGTCAATAATCAGTGCTCAACAAGTAGCTTGCAAAAGCAGCTCCAGGCTGTCCTGCAGTGGATTGCGGCCTCACAATTTAACATACCCGTGCTCTACTTCGCGGGAGATGATGCTGGACAACTGAAGAAGGTAAGCAATGCAACAAGGAACAAGAAGAAAGAGGGTTGGAATGggtaggggcagggaggaggtatTGTACTTAGAGCCCAAAAAGCAGTCCATTTTTTTGAGTCTGTTCTTTATCATGTGACTCATGAATTACTCTCACCTCATAAAGACACAAAAGTGATGAACCATTAATTACGTGGGGCTCTGGACACCTCAAGGCCTGTGTACTTCCAAGAGGAGGAGAGTGAGATTAGCTCATTTTACCAGTGATCCTTTCAACAAACTATTTGGTAAAACATCAGGGAGCAATTTTTAAGTCTTATGTTttgcacacatgcacgcacacacacacacacacacacacacacacacacacaccccacggcTGTGTTTCCTACATTAGATGGattccagagaaataaaatactaaacCAAATTATCCTCCCTATTTCCAAtctcatgtacttttttttaggGAGGCAGGGGAATGGCAACCCCTAACCTTGACCTAGAAATCAGTACAGATTAACTGAAGGATCCCAGTACCTGATGAGAAGTATTAGTGAACACAACTGATTCCAGAGTTTGTTTTTTGAAGCTCAAAAAGAAAGGACCTTTGGCATTTTAATCTATGCCATTAGAGGAGGGTCCAGAAAAAAGGAAAGCCATGTCAGCAGCCTCCAGTCCTGGACCTGTGGCAGCCTTTAATCCTAGAATCATAggcagggaggtgggtggggtgtAGTTGACTTTCTCCGTCTGGGCCCTGGCTCGAAAAGCATCACGTGACTCAAGCTATCTCTGCTCTCTCCACAGCTTCCCGAAGTTTCAGCTAAAGCAGCAGAGAAGGGGTACAGTGTAGGAGATCTTCCTCAAGAGGTCATGAAGTTCACCAAGGAACAACCACGGGATGAAGCCGTGGGAAGCGGGCTAGAAAACAACTGCTAGACTGGCTGCTCACTAACCTGCGAGCCAAcaattccttctcctcctctccgtTTACTCCCCACCCTCAGCAGCATTCTATCCCAGCTGGAGCACCCTCTACCATCAGGCCAGTGAACGGCACGCTGCACGACTGTATTTTCCAATACATCTGAGCAGTTGGACTGTGCAAATACAGGGTGTCCAACAAACTGGGCAAGAACGTGAATAAAAACCCTTCTTTTTAATTGTGTCATTGTTTTCTTGGTCAGATATATCCGAGGCAAGGGAGGGGAATGCGTCCAATTTCAAGGACTGGTGATACAGTGTTGGACTTGTGTCCGGATCTCACCCTGGGTTATTTTCTAAGCACCCAAGACACAGGGATATAACCCATGTCCAAGTTCCTAAGTCATCCGGTTTATCCAAATCTCAGTTCACAAGCTATTTAGAGTTTTGCCACCTGTGGTCTCCCTGTTTCTCCCAGAATTGTACAGTTAATTTGATAATCTCCCTTCTAATCCCAAGGATGCAGCTTTCTTGGTCACTTTTAAGAGTTTGTAGATGGGCTAGCTTAGATTAAAAACAAACCGAAGAAAGTATATTACCCACGGACACACATACactcccagtgttcattgcacaTGGCTAAACACTATCCAAAACTACAATGGGATCTGATCCTCCCCCACACATAATAAAGCTTCCTTATAGGTCATTTCCTTCAATTGATGAGATTTCCTTGTTTTCCAGCAGTCTGAGAGAAAAATTTGCAGAGAACAGAGCTACAGAATGGTAAATTCTTCACAGCCACCTTATGTGAATCCCAATGTCTCCTTTGAGACTAGCACTGAATTCCTAGATTTGTTATATGCTTTTCAGAAGTCTATCACAATGCTATAATTCATTACAAATCAGATCAAGACAGTGGTTTCAGCCCTGTGGTCCTCTGTTAGCTAGTTTGCTGTGGCATACCTTGGCACCTTTGAGGTG contains the following coding sequences:
- the LOC132357696 gene encoding A-kinase anchor protein 4-like; this encodes MSDNNIDWLHSHKSMCKVDLYSPTGQQDQDQKVICFVDVSTLNREDKDSKDATGSNSRGDLNLESLEEEEIIVIKDTEKQDSPKMEMSVCLFKKAPSNPGRVLNRLLSDLQKYTLCFQHALSPSSSSCRHKLGDTEGKCHKLPSGNCYRLYADQLKMDYVAKGPQGQHLEMTASKNTSNNQSPSTSPAKSPSNQRAVISPAGECSTDDLSFYVNRLSPLVIQMAHKKIKEKLEGGSKCLHHSIYPPSGDKGKNSPRSAVSKITSEMAHDAVEVTSAERRGTGEECRKGGQKTFLYSELANKSKGGDKQMCQRDNKEFADSTSKMFMVYTNQVASDTMVSVMQNLKVHSSGKPIPACVVLRRMLLKHTKEIVSNLIESCMKNLYNNTRVLMANSDFVSTVKRNLLNHGKQNTADIIEAMLKRLVCALLGEKKETKSRSSSHASLKAGCHDPKCKNQSLKFSAMKAEMKGKDKGKMKPEECKSLTSGEKVSKHTLKESPTMWNQNHGNQGKMAGKACANKEEKREKISLSMDSLAKNLIVSALRLIQYYLTQQAKGKDAFKDCLGSTTGYMTQSAQYKKRRGSQSAKALSVKHLESRGAPESSTSLKENQHLDSQRLVMSNIILSLIQTLLSESSFNCGDLCEGENKRSEPRTDKGATMSKRPDKGEEQCQDNQELDFISGMKQVNRQFIDQLVESVMKLCLIMAKYSKNGAALAELEEQAALANNPNYQAGGPRCSHDAAMSQNYQDSPGPEIIVNNQCSTSSLQKQLQAVLQWIAASQFNIPVLYFAGDDAGQLKKLPEVSAKAAEKGYSVGDLPQEVMKFTKEQPRDEAVGSGLENNC